The genomic window AAACTTATGGTTTAATTGATCCTAAGGTTATTGAAAGAGTATCACAAGAGATTATTTTATGTCGTAATATTTATTTGTTTGGAATTGGGGGATCTGGTACAGTATGTGAAGATTTCCAACATAAGCTTTTAAGAATAGGGAAGACATCCATTTATTATGCAGATACACATCTCCAATTAACTGCAGTACCAAACATGCAAGAAGATGATTTGGCATTTTTTATTAGTTATAGTGGAAAAACAAAAGAAGTTGTGACTGCTGCAAAATGGGTGAAACAAATGGGAATGAAGTCTGTTGCAATCACACAATCAGCTTATAATGATTTAGGAAAATTAGTAGATATGGTGATTACAATTCCCATTGAAGAAAAAGAATTAAGAATTGGAGCGACGTCTTCTAGGCTTTCTTCTTTGATTGTTATTGATTTGTTATATTATGCAATTGCAAGACATGATAAAGAAGAGACTCATAAACGAATAGTGGATACAAGACAAATTATCGATGAAATACAGAAGTAAAATTCTGTATTTTTTGTATAAAAAAAGCCATTTTAAAATGGCTTAGGAGTTATTTGTCCAAGAATAACATAACGCTTTGCACCAGTAGATGATTTGACATTAGAAGGATGATGGTTCAATGTTTCATTTCCCAATATAGCAAAAGCAATGGCTTCTTTAGCATCGCTAGAATAACCAATTTCATCTTGGGTATAAACAGGAATAGGTGATAATTCATCTTTAATGAATTGAATTAATGTGTCATTGTGACTACCGCCACCACCAATAATGACATCATCTAAAGAATATTTTGAAAGAATGTCCCTTTGGTAATGAAAGGCTATACTTTTAGCGGTAAACATTGTAAATGTTGTAATAATATCTTCTTTTTTACAGTGAGCGTATTTTTGTAGAAGATTTTTTACAAAGAATTCCCCGAAGTCTTCTCGACCAGTTGATTTAGGAGGAATTTTTTGCATATAAGGATGATTCATTAATTCATCAAGTAATGATGGAATTATTTCTCCTTGTTTTGCAATTTGTCCATGGTCATCATAAGGAATATTGTATAAAAGATGACAAGCTTCATTAATCATCATGTTTCCAGGTCCTGTATCGAAAGCAAAAATATCATCAATATCTAAAGAACCATTTAAGAATGTTAAATTACCTATTCCACCAATATTTTGAAGAACTCTGTTTTTATGTGGCTGGCTATAGAGAATATATTCACTATAAGGGACCAAAGGAGCTCCTTGACCACCAGCTGCCATATCCATCACTCTAAAATTAGAAATAACAGTTGTTTGAAGCTGATAGGCAAGAATCGCTGCTTCACCAATTTGTAAAGTAGATCGACATAAAGATTTTTTATCTTCTGGAATATGAAAAATTGTTTGTCCATGACTAGCGATATAGTCAACCTTTTCTAATGGGAAATTGGCTTTTTTTAGTAATGTTTTTACAGCATCAGTGAAAACATAACCTAATTCAAAATTCAAACTACAAATAAGATCGCTATGAGAATGTTTTAAGGAACATGCTTTTTTAATCCTTTTCACAAGTTCTTTGTTGAGTGGATACTCATTATAGTCGATCACTTCTAATTGTGTGCTTGTGCCAAATCCAGTTATTTTTATAAGAACAGTGTCAATTCCATCCAATGATGTTCCTGACATAATACCTATACCATACATAAATGTACCTCCTTTTTATGAATATTGTATTATTTATGAAATAAAATTTCAATATTAATATTGATATATTATAATAAATATGTAAAAAATACGCAAAAAGGAATAAAATTTCTGTTTAATAAAGAATAATATGAAATAAATTAACAAATATTTAATAAATATATTGAAATAATATTTCAAATGATGTAGAATGAAGTTGAAAGGAGGGGAAAGTAAATGCCAAAAGATTTAAGTTTGCTGATGACAGAACAACAGAATACAAATACGCTACATATAGATGAGATGGATACTATGGAAATCTTAAAGACAATTAATCAAGAAGATCAAAAAGTTGCATTGGCTGTAGAAAATGAACTTGCTGCTATTTCTAGAGCTGTAGATGCAATTTATAAAAAAGTATCATGTGGTGGAAGGCTTATTTATATTGGAGCGGGAACTTCAGGACGTTTAGGTGTACTAGATGCATCAGAGTGTCCACCGACCTATGGCGTTTCACCATCACTTGTGCAAGGTGTTATTGCCGGAGGACCTCAAGCATTATTAAATGCAATAGAAGGTGCAGAGGATTCTCTAGAACTTGCTAAAAAAGATTTGGAGGACATTGCATTATCTGAGCATGATGTTGTTTGTGGTTTAGCTGCTTCAGGACGTACACCATATGTTATAGGTGGACTTGAATATGCAAACCAGCTAAAGGCTACAACTCTATCAATTTGCTGTGTAGAAAATGGATTGATTTCAGGTGTTGCTCAGTATCCAATTGAGGTGAAGGTAGGACCAGAAGTCATCACAGGATCAACAAGAATGAAGGCAGGAACTGCGCAGAAGATGGTGCTTAATATGTTATCGACTTCAGTCATGATCAAACTTGGTAAAGTCTATGGTAATTTAATGATTGATGTTCAGCCTACAAATGAAAAATTAAAGGAAAGAGCAATTGGGATTGTTGAAACCTGTACAGAACTTTCAACAATAGAAGCGAAAAAATTATTAGAGACGACAGGCTACGATGTTAAATGTGCTATCTTGATGGAAAAAACTGGATTAGATTTTGCATCATGCCGAGATTTATTATTAAAATATCAAAACAACGTTGCAAAAGTGATAAGACAGTATAAGAAATAATAAAGGAGTGATTGAAATGGCGACAAAAGTTGTAACACCTAATTATAAAAAAGTGAAGAGAATAAAAAAAGTAGATGTAGATACATCTCCAATTCCAAAATTTAGTTATAAAAGTGCCTTTATCATTGTCATAAGTGCTGCGTTCTCTTGCTTTTTCCTCCCAAACATGCTTGCAATTTTTGGAGTAGATACAAGAATCACAACAATGATAGGAAATGCTGTTATTATAAGTTTTGCCGTTTGTTATTGTCATTATTTTATAGAAACGGATAAAGGTTTTCATAAAAACTTTATCAGAATGTATTTGGGATTTTTTATAGCAATCGGAATTATTAGTTATTTCTGGTTGTATATTGGACTTTATATGTAAAAGAAAGGGGATTAAGTTCATGATAGATAAATTAACAATGTTTTTTGATCAAAAATTATCTGGACCTATGGAAAAACTAGCACAACAAAGACATTTGCGTGCTGTTAGAGATGGTATCGTTGCAACCTTGCCATTAATTATTGTAGGTTCATTCTTCTTAATTATTGCTATGCCACCACTTCCACAAGATTGGGAAATATACCAATTTTTAAATGGAAATGCAGCAACAATTATGCTTCCATATCGTATGACTATGTTTATTATGACGGTTTATGCGACATTTGGGATTGGATATAGTTTAGCTGAATCTTATAAGTTAGATAGATTAACTGGTGGGATTTTAGCAATGATTGCTTTCTTGTGTACAATTACACCTATATCTGTAGTACCAGAAGCAGCAGAAGTTGCTGGCGTTTCTGGATGGGTTATGCCAATGGCTAATTTAGGTGGTGGTGGACTCTTTGTTTCCATTATTGTATCATGCTTAGCAGTAGAGATTTATCGTTTAACATCAAAATCTAAGTTTAAAATTACAATGCCAGCTCAAGTGCCACCAGCAGTAGCACGTTCATTTGAGGCATTAACACCAACAATTGTTGTGATTGTGGGAATGGCTTGTATTACATATTTTATAGGATTCGATTGGCATGGGGCAGTCGCAACTGTTGTATCACCTCTTGTTAAAGCTGCTGATAGTTTACCAAGTGTCTTATTATTAATTTTCTTAATTACAGGATTCTGGTCTTTTGGTATTCATGGTGTTTCGATTATTGGTTCATTAGCAAGACCTTTATGGTTGCAATTAATTGATGCCAATACAGCAATGGCTGCTGCTAATCAAGCACCTACAGCAATCGCTGCTGAACCATTTTTCCAATGGTTTATTTGGATTGGTGGTTCAGGATGTACAATAGGACTTGCTATTTTAATGGCATTCCGTGCTAAATCTAAATATGCAAGTTCATTAGGAAAAACATGTATTGTTCCATCTTTATTCAATATTAATGAACCAGTAATTTTTGGAACACCAATTGTTTTAAATCCAATTCTAATTATTCCATTTATTGTTGTTCCAATGGTATGTGCAACGATTGCTTGGATATTTACTTCACTCAATTTTGTAGATAAAGTCGTTATGACAGCACCTTGGACATTGCCAGGGCCAGTAGGAGCATATCTTGCAACTGGTGGAGATTGGCGAGCTGCCGTCCTGAATATTTTCCTAATTGCTGTATCAGTTATTCTTTACTATCCTTTCTTTAAAATTTATGATAATAATTTATTAAAGGAAGAACAAGGACAACCAATTGAAGAATAAAAAAGAATAGCCTGGCAAATGCTGGGCTTTTGCTATAGAAAGGGAATTATATGAAAAAAATATTATGGGGTGGAGCAACTTCATCAAGTCAATATGAGGGTGGGTATCATCTTGATTATAAAGGGTTAGATACTCAAGATTGTCGTCCTTATTTTCCTAGGACTACGCATTCAACAACTCAGACACGTTTATTGAATAAACAAATAGTTAATCAAGCAAAAGCTTATCAAGGAGTTGGTAA from Candidatus Stoquefichus sp. SB1 includes these protein-coding regions:
- a CDS encoding PTS sugar transporter subunit IIC — its product is MIDKLTMFFDQKLSGPMEKLAQQRHLRAVRDGIVATLPLIIVGSFFLIIAMPPLPQDWEIYQFLNGNAATIMLPYRMTMFIMTVYATFGIGYSLAESYKLDRLTGGILAMIAFLCTITPISVVPEAAEVAGVSGWVMPMANLGGGGLFVSIIVSCLAVEIYRLTSKSKFKITMPAQVPPAVARSFEALTPTIVVIVGMACITYFIGFDWHGAVATVVSPLVKAADSLPSVLLLIFLITGFWSFGIHGVSIIGSLARPLWLQLIDANTAMAAANQAPTAIAAEPFFQWFIWIGGSGCTIGLAILMAFRAKSKYASSLGKTCIVPSLFNINEPVIFGTPIVLNPILIIPFIVVPMVCATIAWIFTSLNFVDKVVMTAPWTLPGPVGAYLATGGDWRAAVLNIFLIAVSVILYYPFFKIYDNNLLKEEQGQPIEE
- the murQ gene encoding N-acetylmuramic acid 6-phosphate etherase; the protein is MPKDLSLLMTEQQNTNTLHIDEMDTMEILKTINQEDQKVALAVENELAAISRAVDAIYKKVSCGGRLIYIGAGTSGRLGVLDASECPPTYGVSPSLVQGVIAGGPQALLNAIEGAEDSLELAKKDLEDIALSEHDVVCGLAASGRTPYVIGGLEYANQLKATTLSICCVENGLISGVAQYPIEVKVGPEVITGSTRMKAGTAQKMVLNMLSTSVMIKLGKVYGNLMIDVQPTNEKLKERAIGIVETCTELSTIEAKKLLETTGYDVKCAILMEKTGLDFASCRDLLLKYQNNVAKVIRQYKK
- a CDS encoding MurR/RpiR family transcriptional regulator, whose protein sequence is MSCIIRIHEARPILTDTEIEIADFILENKFDIVNDSTQTLALKTKTSPAAIIRFSKKIGFSGFSQLKIELAKDLSNDSMEFDNLLDPHENIDSLIKKAYHSNIQTIEKTYGLIDPKVIERVSQEIILCRNIYLFGIGGSGTVCEDFQHKLLRIGKTSIYYADTHLQLTAVPNMQEDDLAFFISYSGKTKEVVTAAKWVKQMGMKSVAITQSAYNDLGKLVDMVITIPIEEKELRIGATSSRLSSLIVIDLLYYAIARHDKEETHKRIVDTRQIIDEIQK
- the anmK gene encoding anhydro-N-acetylmuramic acid kinase AnmK, encoding MYGIGIMSGTSLDGIDTVLIKITGFGTSTQLEVIDYNEYPLNKELVKRIKKACSLKHSHSDLICSLNFELGYVFTDAVKTLLKKANFPLEKVDYIASHGQTIFHIPEDKKSLCRSTLQIGEAAILAYQLQTTVISNFRVMDMAAGGQGAPLVPYSEYILYSQPHKNRVLQNIGGIGNLTFLNGSLDIDDIFAFDTGPGNMMINEACHLLYNIPYDDHGQIAKQGEIIPSLLDELMNHPYMQKIPPKSTGREDFGEFFVKNLLQKYAHCKKEDIITTFTMFTAKSIAFHYQRDILSKYSLDDVIIGGGGSHNDTLIQFIKDELSPIPVYTQDEIGYSSDAKEAIAFAILGNETLNHHPSNVKSSTGAKRYVILGQITPKPF